From a single Maniola hyperantus chromosome 3, iAphHyp1.2, whole genome shotgun sequence genomic region:
- the Iml1 gene encoding GATOR complex protein Iml1 isoform X1: protein MKSFKLIVHQSSFSSEDLIINLKDYPGLKEKDIVEIYHPENDYPRLLLQVTKVDAPGRGRDAISVEQSIATTFQLRTFADVYVNIVNVADVALDSVELTFKDQYLGRSEMWRLKNHLVSTCVYLNKKIEYCGGAIRCQVYEMWSQGDRVACGVITEDTKIVFRSSTSMVYLFIQMSSEMWDFDIHGDLYFEKAVNGFLADLFAKWRKNGSNHEVTIVLFSRTFYKAKTLEEFPQHMKECLQKDYRGRFYEDFYRVAVQNERYEDWSNVLLQLRRLFTDYQKIVLQYHERPNMEIPTAINSTAAQGNFLEVLNMSLNVFEKHYLDRCFDRTGQLSVVITPGVGVFEVDRELTNVTKQRIIDNGVGSDLVCVGEQPLHAVPLLKFHNKDSNINSIDDYSMPHWINLSFYSTNKKVAYSNFIPRIKLPPRKSQEPLKKMYEDECKGKLLKEDDYMHNSIFDYDAYDAQVFQLPPAHSTWVQKVARTKKTSVAGLEGINRRSPPVSAIHHRKMSDPDIHHSLGTDILNSPKYGVNEPNSDSTDSSMSVNRLSPRSSVSNKPVIRTGRALINPFDPSHVTVKLTSNRRRWTHIFPKGPTGVLIQQHHYQARPAGEPASRPEVHRCDSNMGKENGASNINTNHSVYQVDGNIMSRKRMISASGTLSVVGAALSVPSTTNNASLALLWGATGEQEWTPALTTANRAIGVDWKSLTIPACLPITTDYFPDKRSLQNDYLVSDYNLLPDDVNADFARNRAIYKEPLTTMEVFKELVSQRLAQGFQLIVGISENEVIESQFPSTHTPPPSKVAPQSNKTANSAPTKIYLLSIGRIFHKLTLVGSTITVTRYRPRHPYPPFNIHYRYRFHAPNHDTYEVSWVSFTTEKLENYNWNYMDHYICTRGDTDFTLVEALKYWRFRTLLLPLYNPATKTILEDESTHCDIYPTPTRHDLDHLTEGFLKMTEAYFNKVKRPNRQRVAGACGASDPALTRRRHSTSILTRNAQQGGVSNSPFRERVGSTRLPDRPRLRVEAIAASKTVLERSQSQTGECDDTYDDGVIEPKLKANATLQEILERMRHPSLGVGFLQQTVSLPSHTFVSIYAIQWLLANMENMTYEKATVIMQVTCAKLLQEKMICHASGDTLKRYVAGYYMYHILPQKNNKEITDYVTPLGDLQSFENEWMEVEVLGPRSPLLPPEATSGAIDISGSSPVTNESGIPAFLCDNIDPNYMQLESDDMPLYKNTHLDIDVNNKSDRIEWGHARYQATFRPDQAYEMCIQWAVASGNIVAELIIGWFRKAQTCRLQMVPIPADPLALPFTEKSDPLRGPIYVPLNEEPLLRGKSALFEGFPEDSWLERLFLFQEAIVGRFGFIKCTVESTSHAADVGDHLYVHLTGNMFILIPTTVKSEQKGLRAKPVNKLVNAGRYPVHPEAAPSPHEGYITRHVDVKNKDCYDNTRRMGFLWSWNHMISKKWKGSQAPAAGDEVFQMRMLRDFKHFCANHEQRLSQFWDQCWEIREKATGIQCC from the exons ATGAAATCTTTTAAATTGATCGTTCATCAGTCTAGTTTTAGTT CTGAAGATCTGATAATAAATCTGAAAGATTATCCTGGATTAAAGGAAAAAGATATTGTTGAAATTTATCATCCAGAAAATGATTACCCGAGGCTGCTTTTGCAAGTTACTAAAGTTGATGCTCCAGGACGAGGGAGAG ATGCTATCAGCGTGGAGCAAAGCATTGCCACAACCTTCCAACTGCGAACATTTGCAGATGTGTATGTGAATATTGTTAATGTAGCAGATGTAGCTCTAGATTCTGTGGAACTGACTTTCAAAGATCAGTACTTGGGAAGATCTGAGATGTGGAGGCTGAAGAATCATTtg GTCAGTACTTGtgtgtacctgaataaaaagaTAGAATATTGCGGAGGTGCAATCAGATGTCAGGTGTACGAAATGTGGTCCCAGGGTGACAGGGTCGCCTGTGGTGTTATAACGGAAGACACGAAAATTGTGTTCCGCTCCTCAACATCTATGGTGTATCTTTTCATACAAATGTCCTCTGAGATGTGGGACTTTGATATTCACGGTGACTTATACTTTGAGAAGGCTGTTAATGGATTTCTTGCGGATCTGTTTGCTAAATGGAGG AAAAATGGCAGTAATCATGAAGTGACAATTGTATTATTTTCAAGAACATTTTATAAAGCCAAAACCTTAGAGGAATTCCCCCAACACATGAAAGAGTGTTTACAGAAAGACTACAGAGGACGGTTTTATGAAGATTTTTACAG GGTGGCAGTCCAGAATGAAAGGTATGAAGATTGGTCAAATGTCTTACTGCAACTGAGAAGGCTTTTCACTGACTATCAAAAGATTGTACTGCAATACCATGAGAGGCCTAACATGGAAATACCAACTGCCATTAATTCTACTGCAGCTCAGGGGAATTTTCTCGAAGTTCTGAATATGAGTTTAAAtg TATTCGAAAAGCATTACTTGGACCGATGCTTTGACCGAACCGGTCAACTCAGTGTCGTGATCACACCCGGCGTAGGTGTCTTCGAGGTCGATAGAGAGCTAACCAATGTCACCAAGCAGAGGATCATCGACAATGGTGTAGGAAGCGATTTAGTTTGCGTCGGAGAACAACCCTTACACGCAGTCCCCTTGCTAAAGTTCCACAATAAAGACAGCAATATCAACTCTATAGACGATTACTCTATGCCCCATTGGATCAATTTGTCCTTTTATTCCACCAATAAGAAGGTTGCATACTCGAATTTTATTCCGAGAATTAAATTGCCGCCGAGAAAAAGTCAGGAGCCGTTGAAAAAGATGTACGAAGACGAGTGTAAAGGGAAACTGTTGAAGGAGGATGATTATATGCACAACTCCATATTTGACTATGACGCGTACGATGCGCAAGTGTTTCAGTTGCCGCCGGCTCATAGTACATG GGTACAGAAAGTGGCCCGTACAAAGAAGACATCCGTGGCGGGCTTAGAGGGCATCAACAGACGAAGTCCGCCGGTGTCCGCTATTCATCACAGGAAGATGTCCGACCCTGACATCCATCACAGTCTGGGAACTGACATACTGAATAGTC CAAAATATGGCGTCAACGAACCCAACAGCGATTCCACGGACTCCTCGATGTCAGTGAACCGCCTGTCGCCTCGCAGCTCTGTGTCCAACAAGCCTGTGATACGGACAGGCAGGGCGCTCATCAACCCGTTCGACCCCTCCCACGTCACTGTCAAACTCACGAGCAACCGACGCCGGTGGACCCACATATTTCCAAAAG GTCCTACCGGCGTGCTGATCCAGCAGCACCACTACCAGGCGCGGCCGGCCGGCGAGCCCGCCTCGCGCCCCGAGGTGCACCGCTGCGACAGCAACATGGGGAAGGAGAACGGCGCCTCCAACATCAATACCAACCACTCCGTGTACCAAGTTGATG GCAATATAATGAGTCGCAAACGCATGATAAGTGCATCTGGCACTTTAAGCGTAGTCGGAGCTGCTTTGAGCGTTCCGTCCACTACGAACAATGCCTCTCTCGCCCTGCTGTGGGGTGCCACGGGCGAGCAGGAGTGGACACCGGCCCTAACTACCG CGAACCGAGCTATAG GTGTGGACTGGAAGTCATTGACAATCCCGGCGTGTCTGCCGATCACAACTGATTACTTCCCCGACAAACGGTCGCTACAAAACGATTACTTAGTGTCGGACTACAATCTTCTGCCAGACGATGTGAATGCAGACTTTGCGCGAAATAGAGCCATCTATAAGGAACCTCTTACGACTATGGAAGTCTTTAAGGAGCTGGTATCACAGCGATTAGCGCAG gGCTTTCAACTTATAGTGGGCATAAGTGAAAATGAGGTGATAGAATCTCAATTTCCGTCGACTCATACGCCGCCGCCTTCAAAAGTAGCTCCCCAGAGTAACAAGACGGCCAATTCAGCACCAACAAAGATCTACCTGCTGTCTATTGGTAGAATCTTCCACAAACTGACGCTTGTAGGCTCCACGATCACCGTCACGCGATACAGACCGAG gcatCCATATCCTCCATTCAACATCCACTACAGATATCGGTTCCACGCGCCAAACCACGACACGTACGAGGTTTCGTGGGTGTCCTTTACTACGGAGAAGTTGGAGAACTACAACTGGAACTACATGGACCACTACATTTGTACCCGAGGAGATACCGATTTCACTCTCGTTGAA gCCCTCAAATACTGGCGTTTCCGTACCCTCCTCCTGCCGCTGTACAACCCAGCAACAAAGACGATCCTCGAAGACGAGTCCACGCACTGTGACATCTACCCCACGCCCACTCGGCACGACCTCGACCATCTCACCGAAGGATTCCTCAAGATGACCGAAGCCTACTTCAACAAGGTCAAAAGACCCAACAGGCAGAGg GTGGCGGGAGCGTGCGGCGCGTCGGACCCGGCGCTCACGAGGCGGCGGCACTCCACCTCCATCCTCACGCGGAACGCGCAG CAGGGAGGCGTGTCCAACTCTCCGTTCAGAGAGCGCGTCGGCAGCACACGCCTGCCcgaccgcccgcggcttcgGGTCGAAGCCAT AGCTGCTTCCAAAACCGTACTGGAGAGATCGCAATCTCAGACTGGTGAATGCGACGACACGTATGATGACGG AGTAATAGAGCCAAAATTAAAAGCCAATGCAACGTTACAAGAGATCTTAGAGCGCATGCGTCATCCGAGTTTAGGCGTTGGCTTCTTACAACAAACAGTCAGTTTACCCTCGCACACGTTTGTGTCGATATACGCCATTCAATGGTTGCTAGCTAATATGGAGAACATGACGTATGAAAAAGCGACAGTAATTATGCAGGTAACTTGTGCG aAACTACTACAAGAAAAAATGATTTGTCACGCTTCAGGTGACACTTTGAAACGCTACGTAGCCGGGTACTATATGTACCACATACTGCCTCAAAAGAATAATAAGG AAATAACAGATTACGTAACCCCCCTGGGTGACCTTCAAAGCTTCGAAAACGAGTGGATGGAAGTTGAAGTTCTAGGACCCAGGTCGCCGTTGCTCCCTCCTGAAGCGACTTCTGGAGCGATAGACATATCAGGCTCGAGTCCCGTTACTAACGAGTCTGGTATACCAGCCTTCCTCTGTGATAATATTGATCCTAATTATATGCAACTGGAGAGCGATGACA TGCCTTTGTACAAAAACACGCATCTAGATATAGACGTGAACAATAAAAGCGACCGCATAGAGTGGGGCCACGCGCGTTACCAGGCCACCTTCCGCCCCGACCAGGCCTATGAAATGTGCATACAGTGGGCCGTTGCCAGTGGAAATATTGTTGCCGAGTTG ATAATCGGCTGGTTCCGCAAAGCGCAAACATGTCGTCTTCAAATGGTGCCCATACCGGCCGACCCACTCGCGTTGCCGTTTACAGAAAAATCAGACCCTCTACGTGGTCCCATTTACGTTCCTTTGAATGAAGAACCGCTATTAAGAGGGAAAAGCGCTTTGTTTGAGG GCTTCCCAGAAGACTCATGGCTGGAGAGGCTATTCCTGTTCCAAGAAGCGATAGTGGGTCGCTTCGGCTTCATCAAGTGTACGGTGGAGAGCACCTCGCACGCGGCCGACGTCGGCGACCACCTGTACGTGCACCTCACTGGGAACATGTTCATCCTGATACCTACCACTGTGAAGTCCGAGCAGAAAGGGTTGAGGGCCAAACCTGTGAATAAACTGGTCAATGCTGGCAG ATATCCTGTACATCCAGAAGCCGCGCCCAGTCCACACGAGGGCTACATAACGCGGCACGTGGACGTGAAGAATAAAGACTGTTATGATAACACTCGAAGG
- the Iml1 gene encoding GATOR complex protein Iml1 isoform X4: MKSFKLIVHQSSFSSEDLIINLKDYPGLKEKDIVEIYHPENDYPRLLLQVTKVDAPGRGRDAISVEQSIATTFQLRTFADVYVNIVNVADVALDSVELTFKDQYLGRSEMWRLKNHLVSTCVYLNKKIEYCGGAIRCQVYEMWSQGDRVACGVITEDTKIVFRSSTSMVYLFIQMSSEMWDFDIHGDLYFEKAVNGFLADLFAKWRKNGSNHEVTIVLFSRTFYKAKTLEEFPQHMKECLQKDYRGRFYEDFYRVAVQNERYEDWSNVLLQLRRLFTDYQKIVLQYHERPNMEIPTAINSTAAQGNFLEVLNMSLNVFEKHYLDRCFDRTGQLSVVITPGVGVFEVDRELTNVTKQRIIDNGVGSDLVCVGEQPLHAVPLLKFHNKDSNINSIDDYSMPHWINLSFYSTNKKVAYSNFIPRIKLPPRKSQEPLKKMYEDECKGKLLKEDDYMHNSIFDYDAYDAQVFQLPPAHSTWVQKVARTKKTSVAGLEGINRRSPPVSAIHHRKMSDPDIHHSLGTDILNSPKYGVNEPNSDSTDSSMSVNRLSPRSSVSNKPVIRTGRALINPFDPSHVTVKLTSNRRRWTHIFPKGPTGVLIQQHHYQARPAGEPASRPEVHRCDSNMGKENGASNINTNHSVYQVDGNIMSRKRMISASGTLSVVGAALSVPSTTNNASLALLWGATGEQEWTPALTTGVDWKSLTIPACLPITTDYFPDKRSLQNDYLVSDYNLLPDDVNADFARNRAIYKEPLTTMEVFKELVSQRLAQGFQLIVGISENEVIESQFPSTHTPPPSKVAPQSNKTANSAPTKIYLLSIGRIFHKLTLVGSTITVTRYRPRHPYPPFNIHYRYRFHAPNHDTYEVSWVSFTTEKLENYNWNYMDHYICTRGDTDFTLVEALKYWRFRTLLLPLYNPATKTILEDESTHCDIYPTPTRHDLDHLTEGFLKMTEAYFNKVKRPNRQRVAGACGASDPALTRRRHSTSILTRNAQQGGVSNSPFRERVGSTRLPDRPRLRVEAIAASKTVLERSQSQTGECDDTYDDGVIEPKLKANATLQEILERMRHPSLGVGFLQQTVSLPSHTFVSIYAIQWLLANMENMTYEKATVIMQVTCAKLLQEKMICHASGDTLKRYVAGYYMYHILPQKNNKEITDYVTPLGDLQSFENEWMEVEVLGPRSPLLPPEATSGAIDISGSSPVTNESGIPAFLCDNIDPNYMQLESDDMPLYKNTHLDIDVNNKSDRIEWGHARYQATFRPDQAYEMCIQWAVASGNIVAELIIGWFRKAQTCRLQMVPIPADPLALPFTEKSDPLRGPIYVPLNEEPLLRGKSALFEGFPEDSWLERLFLFQEAIVGRFGFIKCTVESTSHAADVGDHLYVHLTGNMFILIPTTVKSEQKGLRAKPVNKLVNAGRYPVHPEAAPSPHEGYITRHVDVKNKDCYDNTRRMGFLWSWNHMISKKWKGSQAPAAGDEVFQMRMLRDFKHFCANHEQRLSQFWDQCWEIREKATGIQCC, translated from the exons ATGAAATCTTTTAAATTGATCGTTCATCAGTCTAGTTTTAGTT CTGAAGATCTGATAATAAATCTGAAAGATTATCCTGGATTAAAGGAAAAAGATATTGTTGAAATTTATCATCCAGAAAATGATTACCCGAGGCTGCTTTTGCAAGTTACTAAAGTTGATGCTCCAGGACGAGGGAGAG ATGCTATCAGCGTGGAGCAAAGCATTGCCACAACCTTCCAACTGCGAACATTTGCAGATGTGTATGTGAATATTGTTAATGTAGCAGATGTAGCTCTAGATTCTGTGGAACTGACTTTCAAAGATCAGTACTTGGGAAGATCTGAGATGTGGAGGCTGAAGAATCATTtg GTCAGTACTTGtgtgtacctgaataaaaagaTAGAATATTGCGGAGGTGCAATCAGATGTCAGGTGTACGAAATGTGGTCCCAGGGTGACAGGGTCGCCTGTGGTGTTATAACGGAAGACACGAAAATTGTGTTCCGCTCCTCAACATCTATGGTGTATCTTTTCATACAAATGTCCTCTGAGATGTGGGACTTTGATATTCACGGTGACTTATACTTTGAGAAGGCTGTTAATGGATTTCTTGCGGATCTGTTTGCTAAATGGAGG AAAAATGGCAGTAATCATGAAGTGACAATTGTATTATTTTCAAGAACATTTTATAAAGCCAAAACCTTAGAGGAATTCCCCCAACACATGAAAGAGTGTTTACAGAAAGACTACAGAGGACGGTTTTATGAAGATTTTTACAG GGTGGCAGTCCAGAATGAAAGGTATGAAGATTGGTCAAATGTCTTACTGCAACTGAGAAGGCTTTTCACTGACTATCAAAAGATTGTACTGCAATACCATGAGAGGCCTAACATGGAAATACCAACTGCCATTAATTCTACTGCAGCTCAGGGGAATTTTCTCGAAGTTCTGAATATGAGTTTAAAtg TATTCGAAAAGCATTACTTGGACCGATGCTTTGACCGAACCGGTCAACTCAGTGTCGTGATCACACCCGGCGTAGGTGTCTTCGAGGTCGATAGAGAGCTAACCAATGTCACCAAGCAGAGGATCATCGACAATGGTGTAGGAAGCGATTTAGTTTGCGTCGGAGAACAACCCTTACACGCAGTCCCCTTGCTAAAGTTCCACAATAAAGACAGCAATATCAACTCTATAGACGATTACTCTATGCCCCATTGGATCAATTTGTCCTTTTATTCCACCAATAAGAAGGTTGCATACTCGAATTTTATTCCGAGAATTAAATTGCCGCCGAGAAAAAGTCAGGAGCCGTTGAAAAAGATGTACGAAGACGAGTGTAAAGGGAAACTGTTGAAGGAGGATGATTATATGCACAACTCCATATTTGACTATGACGCGTACGATGCGCAAGTGTTTCAGTTGCCGCCGGCTCATAGTACATG GGTACAGAAAGTGGCCCGTACAAAGAAGACATCCGTGGCGGGCTTAGAGGGCATCAACAGACGAAGTCCGCCGGTGTCCGCTATTCATCACAGGAAGATGTCCGACCCTGACATCCATCACAGTCTGGGAACTGACATACTGAATAGTC CAAAATATGGCGTCAACGAACCCAACAGCGATTCCACGGACTCCTCGATGTCAGTGAACCGCCTGTCGCCTCGCAGCTCTGTGTCCAACAAGCCTGTGATACGGACAGGCAGGGCGCTCATCAACCCGTTCGACCCCTCCCACGTCACTGTCAAACTCACGAGCAACCGACGCCGGTGGACCCACATATTTCCAAAAG GTCCTACCGGCGTGCTGATCCAGCAGCACCACTACCAGGCGCGGCCGGCCGGCGAGCCCGCCTCGCGCCCCGAGGTGCACCGCTGCGACAGCAACATGGGGAAGGAGAACGGCGCCTCCAACATCAATACCAACCACTCCGTGTACCAAGTTGATG GCAATATAATGAGTCGCAAACGCATGATAAGTGCATCTGGCACTTTAAGCGTAGTCGGAGCTGCTTTGAGCGTTCCGTCCACTACGAACAATGCCTCTCTCGCCCTGCTGTGGGGTGCCACGGGCGAGCAGGAGTGGACACCGGCCCTAACTACCG GTGTGGACTGGAAGTCATTGACAATCCCGGCGTGTCTGCCGATCACAACTGATTACTTCCCCGACAAACGGTCGCTACAAAACGATTACTTAGTGTCGGACTACAATCTTCTGCCAGACGATGTGAATGCAGACTTTGCGCGAAATAGAGCCATCTATAAGGAACCTCTTACGACTATGGAAGTCTTTAAGGAGCTGGTATCACAGCGATTAGCGCAG gGCTTTCAACTTATAGTGGGCATAAGTGAAAATGAGGTGATAGAATCTCAATTTCCGTCGACTCATACGCCGCCGCCTTCAAAAGTAGCTCCCCAGAGTAACAAGACGGCCAATTCAGCACCAACAAAGATCTACCTGCTGTCTATTGGTAGAATCTTCCACAAACTGACGCTTGTAGGCTCCACGATCACCGTCACGCGATACAGACCGAG gcatCCATATCCTCCATTCAACATCCACTACAGATATCGGTTCCACGCGCCAAACCACGACACGTACGAGGTTTCGTGGGTGTCCTTTACTACGGAGAAGTTGGAGAACTACAACTGGAACTACATGGACCACTACATTTGTACCCGAGGAGATACCGATTTCACTCTCGTTGAA gCCCTCAAATACTGGCGTTTCCGTACCCTCCTCCTGCCGCTGTACAACCCAGCAACAAAGACGATCCTCGAAGACGAGTCCACGCACTGTGACATCTACCCCACGCCCACTCGGCACGACCTCGACCATCTCACCGAAGGATTCCTCAAGATGACCGAAGCCTACTTCAACAAGGTCAAAAGACCCAACAGGCAGAGg GTGGCGGGAGCGTGCGGCGCGTCGGACCCGGCGCTCACGAGGCGGCGGCACTCCACCTCCATCCTCACGCGGAACGCGCAG CAGGGAGGCGTGTCCAACTCTCCGTTCAGAGAGCGCGTCGGCAGCACACGCCTGCCcgaccgcccgcggcttcgGGTCGAAGCCAT AGCTGCTTCCAAAACCGTACTGGAGAGATCGCAATCTCAGACTGGTGAATGCGACGACACGTATGATGACGG AGTAATAGAGCCAAAATTAAAAGCCAATGCAACGTTACAAGAGATCTTAGAGCGCATGCGTCATCCGAGTTTAGGCGTTGGCTTCTTACAACAAACAGTCAGTTTACCCTCGCACACGTTTGTGTCGATATACGCCATTCAATGGTTGCTAGCTAATATGGAGAACATGACGTATGAAAAAGCGACAGTAATTATGCAGGTAACTTGTGCG aAACTACTACAAGAAAAAATGATTTGTCACGCTTCAGGTGACACTTTGAAACGCTACGTAGCCGGGTACTATATGTACCACATACTGCCTCAAAAGAATAATAAGG AAATAACAGATTACGTAACCCCCCTGGGTGACCTTCAAAGCTTCGAAAACGAGTGGATGGAAGTTGAAGTTCTAGGACCCAGGTCGCCGTTGCTCCCTCCTGAAGCGACTTCTGGAGCGATAGACATATCAGGCTCGAGTCCCGTTACTAACGAGTCTGGTATACCAGCCTTCCTCTGTGATAATATTGATCCTAATTATATGCAACTGGAGAGCGATGACA TGCCTTTGTACAAAAACACGCATCTAGATATAGACGTGAACAATAAAAGCGACCGCATAGAGTGGGGCCACGCGCGTTACCAGGCCACCTTCCGCCCCGACCAGGCCTATGAAATGTGCATACAGTGGGCCGTTGCCAGTGGAAATATTGTTGCCGAGTTG ATAATCGGCTGGTTCCGCAAAGCGCAAACATGTCGTCTTCAAATGGTGCCCATACCGGCCGACCCACTCGCGTTGCCGTTTACAGAAAAATCAGACCCTCTACGTGGTCCCATTTACGTTCCTTTGAATGAAGAACCGCTATTAAGAGGGAAAAGCGCTTTGTTTGAGG GCTTCCCAGAAGACTCATGGCTGGAGAGGCTATTCCTGTTCCAAGAAGCGATAGTGGGTCGCTTCGGCTTCATCAAGTGTACGGTGGAGAGCACCTCGCACGCGGCCGACGTCGGCGACCACCTGTACGTGCACCTCACTGGGAACATGTTCATCCTGATACCTACCACTGTGAAGTCCGAGCAGAAAGGGTTGAGGGCCAAACCTGTGAATAAACTGGTCAATGCTGGCAG ATATCCTGTACATCCAGAAGCCGCGCCCAGTCCACACGAGGGCTACATAACGCGGCACGTGGACGTGAAGAATAAAGACTGTTATGATAACACTCGAAGG